From Triticum aestivum cultivar Chinese Spring chromosome 4A, IWGSC CS RefSeq v2.1, whole genome shotgun sequence, a single genomic window includes:
- the LOC123086484 gene encoding peroxidase 4: MAARAIVVLWLILALVAIASGGASAQLSSGFYSRSCPGMLKAVRSALHPAIARERRVGASIVRLFFHDCFVQGCDASLLLDDAPGLRGEKNATPNKNSARGFEVIDAVKAAVEGCCPGVVSCADILAIAAEESVVFLGGPSWEVKMGRRDSTTASFNGAENNIPPPTSGLANLTSLFAAQGLSQKDMVALSGAHTIGLARCTNFRDHIYNDTNIDAGFARSRQSGCPHATGSRDNNLAPLDLQTLTVFENHYYKNLVQKRGLLHSDQELFNGGAADALVREYVGSQSAFFQDFVEGMIMMGDITPLTGSNGQIRMNCRRIN; the protein is encoded by the exons ATGGCAGCGCGCGCCATTGTTGTCCTCTGGCTCATCCTCGCGCTGGTCGCCATCGCCAGCGGAGGAGCGTCGGCGCAGCTATCGTCGGGCTTCTACTCCCGCTCGTGCCCGGGCATGCTCAAAGCCGTGCGCTCGGCGCTGCACCCGGCCATCGCCAGGGAGCGCCGCGTGGGCGCCTCCATCGTCCGCCTcttcttccacgactgcttcgtccaGGGCTGCGACGCCTCGCTGCTGCTGGACGACGCGCCGGGCCTGCGCGGCGAGAAGAACGCCACGCCCAACAAGAACTCCGCCAGGGGGTTCGAGGTCATCGACGCCGTCAAGGCGGCCGTCGAGGGGTGTTGTCCCGGCGTTGTCTCTTGCGCCGACATCCTGGCCATCGCCGCCGAGGAGAGCGTTGTCTTC CTGGGTGGCCCGAGCTGGGAGGTGAAGATGGGGAGGAGGGACTCGACGACGGCGAGCTTCAACGGCGCCGAGAACAACATCCCGCCGCCGACGTCGGGGCTTGCCAACCTTACGTCGCTCTTCGCCGCGCAGGGGCTCTCCCAGAAAGACATGGTCGCACTCTCAG GAGCCCACACAATCGGCCTAGCACGCTGCACAAACTTCCGGGACCACATCTACAACGACACAAACATCGACGCCGGCTTCGCCAGGAGCCGCCAGTCAGGCTGCCCTCACGCCACCGGCTCCCGCGACAACAACCTGGCGCCGCTGGACCTACAAACCCTGACCGTCTTCGAGAACCACTACTACAAGAATCTCGTCCAGAAGAGGGGCCTCCTGCACTCAGACCAGGAGCTCTTCAATGGTGGTGCTGCCGACGCGCTGGTCCGAGAGTATGTCGGTAGCCAGAGCGCCTTCTTCCAGGACTTTGTAGAGGGAATGATCATGATGGGGGACATCACGCCGCTGACGGGATCCAACGGGCAGATCAGGATGAACTGCAGGAGGATCAACTAA